A window of the Trichoderma asperellum chromosome 4, complete sequence genome harbors these coding sequences:
- the MIA40 gene encoding Oxidoreductase (BUSCO:EOG092D3RVC): MYRAALRNASRPAASSLRTAAVRTAPRRFASTAPADRSRSWKSSALRWGLAVAGVYYYNTSSVFADEAEAHALPIPAPYTDNELPTVDALIEQKRKDASPKAAEPAVTKTETAKTDDKSETPAQSAAAFGESPEALEEEASQESAFNPETGEINWDCPCLGGMAHGPCGEEFKTAFSCFVYSTEEPKGMDCIDKFQGMQECFRKYPEIYGSELEDEEAEAEAGEAAAAAPAAKAAPAEAPAVPVAEEDRQQLREDRLAQGRHSDAAETDNLPGVKLVESSVPRVEGEEKEQK, from the exons ATGTATCGTGCAGCACTAAGAAACGCCTCACGGCCTGCTGCCAGCAGCTTGCGCACTGCCGCTGTCCGGACGGCCCCTCGGCGATTTGCCTCAACTGCTCCCGCGGATAGGTCTCGATCATGGAAGAGCTCTGCGCTTCGATGGGGTTTGGCGGTTGCCGGTgtttactactataatacaaGCTCCGTCTTTGCGGATGAGGCCGAGG CTCACGCCCTGCCTATCCCCGCGCCTTATACCGATAACGAGCTGCCCACCGTCGATGCATTGATCGAGCAGAAGCGAAAGGATGCTAGCCCCAAGGCTGCCGAGCCGGCTGTCACGAAGACTGAGACCGCCAAGACCGACGACAAGTCAGAAACTCCCGCCCAGAGCGCTGCTGCCTTTGGCGAATCCCCCGAGGCcctggaagaggaggccaGCCAAGAGAGTGCCTTCAACCCCGAAACTGGAGAGATCAACTGGGACTGCCCCTGCTTGGGTGGTATGGCGCATGGCCCTTGCGGAGAGGAGTTCAAGACTGCCTTTAGCTGCTTTGTCTACTCTACCGAGGAGCCCAAGGGCATGGATTGCATCGACAAGTTCCA GGGCATGCAAGAGTGTTTCCGAAAGTACCCCGAAATCTACGGCTCTGAgcttgaagacgaagaagctgaggccgaggctggtgaagcggcagctgctgctcccgccGCGAAGGCTGCACCCGCCGAGGCCCCTGCCGTACCCGTGGCCGAAGAAGACCGACAACAGCTCCGAGAAGATAGACTTGCTCAGGGCCGCCActctgatgctgctgagacCGACAACCTACCTGGAGTCAAGTTGGTGGAGAGCTCAGTCCCAAGAGTAGAGGGCGAAGAGAAGGAGCAGAAATAA
- a CDS encoding uncharacterized protein (EggNog:ENOG41~TransMembrane:6 (i27-51o224-248i269-289o309-327i334-356o385-406i)), producing the protein MNKFYPRAGENKLSISHPEIAAVRPKFFAAALLNFVLYILLFFCLFCYLYGSLFQQIPRTHNVHILWIDYDGGIIGDAVRTAYSSLQSNQFPALIEKAVSQFPTPGDLREAICRSHYWAALYTSPVASVNLAQAIAGSNTSVYNTSDVLTFIWNEAKYPTSMDGIISTNLHTLSDAARISYIALNGTSAFLTIPPNNSAAISVFTNPWTLTAINIKPTIQGTRAVYNTISFVLVLIEDFFFLATLNGLYVQFKIFLKISPGRIIIVRDFISLTFTMVSALVNSAAIWAFKANWNVTGGQWALTWLTLWLYAHANFLIFDTFTIWIPLQFVSMALVTWIVVNITSIVFPFSVMSPFYRWGYALPTHAAYEILTDIWSGGCNPHLSYALPVLFAYEVVGLILTSIGAYKRCHNAVIVDETTKEAMRLQVEAALKAERRRSSLAGQESHEKRARRTHTGESSHTTEDAGTLDQSNDATEDEEDLEELEDVDTRIERMRSRASALSNIGPAFRLIGSDD; encoded by the coding sequence ATGAACAAGTTCTATCCTCGCGCTGGCGAGAATAAGCTTTCTATCTCTCATCCAGAGATCGCGGCAGTTAGGCCCAAGTTTTTTGCCGCAGCGTTGTTGAACTTTGTGTTGTATATTCTGTTGTTCTTCTGTCTCTTCTGCTATTTATATGGATCTCTCTTTCAACAAATTCCTCGAACACACAACGTTCACATCTTATGGATCGATTATGACGGCGGAATCATCGGCGATGCTGTGCGAACAGCCTACAGCTCTTTGCAGTCTAACCAATTTCCTGCTTTAATCGAGAAAGCAGTTTCACAATTCCCAACTCCAGGCGACCTGAGAGAAGCTATTTGCAGATCGCACTATTGGGCCGCGCTATATACATCTCCTGTCGCTTCTGTCAATTTAGCTCAAGCCATTGCTGGATCTAATACCTCTGTATACAACACGTCAGACGTGCTCACATTTATCTGGAATGAAGCCAAGTATCCTACTTCCATGGATGGTATCATCTCAACGAACCTTCACACACTATCTGATGCTGCACGCATTTCCTACATCGCTCTCAACGGCACCTCTGCGTTCCTCACAATTCCGCCCAACAACTCTGCTGCTATATCTGTCTTCACCAATCCCTGGACTCTGACGGCAATCAACATCAAGCCCACAATTCAAGGCACCCGTGCGGTTTACAACACTATATCCTTTGTGTTGGTTCTCATTGaagacttcttcttcctcgctaCATTAAATGGACTGTATGTCCAGTTCAAAATCTTCTTGAAAATATCACCTGGACGAATCATAATTGTTCGCGATTTTATTTCTCTTACATTCACCATGGTTAGCGCTTTGGTGAATTCTGCTGCAATCTGGGCGTTCAAGGCGAACTGGAATGTAACAGGAGGTCAATGGGCTCTGACCTGGCTGACTTTATGGCTGTACGCCCACGCCAACTTTCTCATATTCGACACTTTCACCATCTGGATACCTCTGCAGTTCGTCTCGATGGCCCTCGTCACATGGATTGTGGTGAATATCACCTCAATCGTATTTCCGTTCAGTGTGATGTCGCCTTTCTATCGCTGGGGATACGCCCTGCCTACACACGCAGCCTATGAAATCCTAACAGACATCTGGTCAGGCGGCTGCAATCCGCATCTGTCTTACGCACTCCCGGTCTTGTTCGCTTATGAAGTGGTTGGACTCATCTTGACTAGTATAGGCGCATACAAACGTTGTCATAATGCTGTGATAGTGGATGAGACTACTAAAGAGGCGATGCGGTTACAAGTAGAGGCAGCGCTCAAGGCAGAGCGCAGGCGCAGCAGTCTAGCGGGACAAGAAAGTCACGAAAAGCGCGCTCGAAGAACTCATACAGGAGAATCATCCCATACAACAGAAGATGCAGGTACTTTGGATCAAAGCAATGACGCCactgaggatgaggaggaccttgaagagcttgaagatgtCGACACTCGAATTGAGAGAATGCGATCGAGAGCGTCCGCACTGTCAAATATTGGCCCAGCATTTCGACTTATCGGCTCAGATGATTAG
- a CDS encoding uncharacterized protein (EggNog:ENOG41), whose amino-acid sequence MLPLKSKSRLDTVMRSLRLRRARDEDVPAMAALDVAAFLDSPMHKAMFPKRLRIKPGIQDQLEWNISRMRKGLADPNLHYLVVLADAAEEGEIIVGCAEWSAPAADGCGAGEFEDDKGKTAEEKAKDMELRLARLPPFLDKGALLDANDEVMELIEKSKDAFKGENRHDMWTLNSISVDGDYRGIGIGKMMTRWGMDRADEDKKGIWIISSSLGQQLYKSLGFKQVAQGSRLGEPQYLMLKFYEPKPEPAQETAQETAQEPVQEPVPESERVPELEPMAMPQPMSVLEPVAVAVAVPEPMPEPGLNGVSTTA is encoded by the exons ATGCTGCCTCTCAAATCCAAATCCCGCCTCGACACAGTCATGCGCTCCCTCCGGCTGCGCCGGGCCCGCGACGAAGATGTTCCCGCCATGGCAGCGCTCGACGTCGCCGCCTTCCTCGACAGTCCCATGCACAAGGCCATGTTCCCCAAGCGCCTGCGTATAAAGCCCGGCATCCAGGACCAGCTCGAGTGGAACATCTCGCGGATGCGCAAGGGGCTGGCCGACCCGAACCTGCACTATCTCGTCGTGCTGGCCGATGCGGCCGAGGAAGGGGAGATTATCGTAGGATGCGCCGAGTGGTCGGCGCCGGCGGCGGACGGTTGCGGTGCTGGAGAGTTTGAGGATGACAAGGGGAAGACGGCGgaagagaaggccaaggataTGGAGCTGAGGCTGGCGAGGCTGCCTCCGTTTTTGGATAAGGGGGCGCTGCTGGATGCCAATGATGAAGTGATGGAGTTGATTGAAAAGTCCAAGGATGCATTCAAGGGGGAGAATAGGCATGATATGTGGA CCCTCAACTCCATCTCCGTGGACGGCGACTATCGAGGTATCGGCATCGGCAAGATGATGACACGATGGGGAATGGACAGGGCAGACGAAGACAAGAAGGGCATATGGatcatctcatcttcacTGGGCCAGCAGCTGTACAAGTCGCTGGGGTTCAAGCAAGTTGCCCAGGGCTCGAGACTGGGCGAGCCGCAGTACCTCATGCTGAAATTTTACGAACCCAAGCCAGAGCCCGCGCAAGAGACCGCGCAAGAGACTGCGCAAGAACCTGTGCAAGAGCCTGTACCAGAGTCTGAGAGAGTTCCCGAGCTTGAGCCCATGGCTATGCCTCAGCCTATGTCTGTTCTTGAGCCTGTGGCTGTGGCCGTGGCCGTGCCCGAGCCTATGCCCGAGCCTGGGCTAAATGGGGTGAGCACTACGGCGTAA
- a CDS encoding uncharacterized protein (EggNog:ENOG41~TransMembrane:2 (i106-124o144-164i)), giving the protein MSYADAAAKGARQSPEEAAAPQPPEIIPNESASTASLIDVDLPSVHTVRSDFLEQEIKTETQAERIRREEEAARANEAAKRKAASKAKRADSWITRKFSQLSDGSVTAIAIANVAGIVGVSGFLGYRAWGLYEKSRLDLKHVCVGVGVLAAVGAVEALLGRYLYRGRKD; this is encoded by the exons A TGTCTTACGCCGACGCTGCTGCAAAGGGTGCCAGACAGAGCCCTGAAGAG GCTGCTGCCCCTCAACCCCCCGAAATCATCCCCAATGAATCCGCCTCCACAGCCTCCCTCATCGACGTCGATCTCCCCAGCGTGCACACCGTCAGATCAGACTTCCTCGAGCAGGAAATCAAGACCGAGACGCAGGCCGAGCGCATCAGGCGCGAGGAGGAAGCCGCGCGGGCCAACGAGGCCGCCAAGCGAAAGGCCGCCAGCAAGGCCAAGAGGGCCGACTCCTGGATCACGCGCAAGTTCTCGCAGCTCTCCGACGGGAGCGTCAcggccattgccattgccaacgTTGCTGGCATCGTGGGAGTTAGCGGCTTCTTGGGCTATCGCGCGTGGGGGCTGTATGAGAAGAGTCGACTGGACTTGAAGCATGTTtgcgttggcgttggcgtGCTAGCTGCCGTCGGTGCCGTGGAAGCGCTGCTGGGTCGCTATCTTTACAGGGGCAGGAAAGACTGA
- a CDS encoding uncharacterized protein (TransMembrane:1 (i222-242o)), with protein MNVAYNTVLRQSKAIRSDLSNIQSKNPPTPAEIGSVSVSLTSFAKSLDEYHNLARQEIVPKKQEEAFDRVKKFREELSQFRGDLDGLKKAREEAQHNHNRSELLGRRPYNATPENPYANAPATATHSSFQPRHHSSNSTSMTTGAGDEFREAHAFREQNFFSNTNHALDDFIARGQAVLGDLGQQRETLKNTQKRLYSVANTLGVSGDTIRMVERRAREDKWIFIAGVIVFFLFCWLVLHYLR; from the exons ATG AATGTCGCATACAACACAGTGCTGCGGCAGAGCAAGGCCATCCGCAGTGACCTCTCCAACATCCAGTCCAAGAATCCACCCACGCCCGCCGAGATTGGGAGCGTGTCTGTGTCCCTGACATCATTCGCAAAGTCGCTCGACGAATACCACAACCTTGCGCGCCAGGAAATCGTGCCGAAGAAACAGGAGGAGGCGTTTGATCGTGTTAAGAAATTCCGCGAGGAGCTCTCCCAGTTCCGCGGGGACCTCGATGGCCTGAAGaaggcgagagaagaagcacaGCACAACCACAACCGATCGGAGCTGCTGGGAAGAAGACCGTACAATGCAACACCAGAAAACCCGTATGCCAATGCTCCCGCAACGGCGACGCATTCCTCTTTCCAGCCTCGGCATCACAGCTCAAACAGCACGTCGATGACGACTGGCGCTGGCGACGAATTCCGCGAAGCGCATGCTTTCCGAGAACAAAACTTCTTCAGCAACACGAATCACGCCTTGGACGATTTCATCGCCAGAGGACAGGCTGTGCTAGGGGACTTGGGCCAGCAGCGAGAAACACTAAAGAACACGCAGAAGCGGCTGTACAGCGTGGCCAATACCCTAGGTGTCAGCGGTGACACCATTCGCATGGTCGAGCGCCGTGCCCGAGAGGACAAATGGATTTTTATCGCAGGAGTGattgtatttttcttattttgctGGCTAGTTCTTCACTATTTACGATAG
- a CDS encoding uncharacterized protein (EggNog:ENOG41) — MSEDDIDLVGQDAQGPGRVDRDRRAPRFSWTPAYETTFFRSLCESVQLGMRENSSFKAEAWERAAQALQEHHGAYPAKSHLINKSDNARKRFRLWRGLREDPEFLYNAQTRTVTATEEAWKAHIEREPLSRALRGRPFDHEEYMEVLYPDVVGSGGAPKRIMKPRRKTDGQPCDDTEMPGTGVLNLQADSIPLVVQDSTDGQGQPPSPQKSSQNQAPVAVSSGPGAQQRPTTAPSVPRNLTAGQATVLTPPEDSQPQSRKRPSPMASLQPADFSQQAPGPTMSQSALPTSPEKRRRLSHRDESSAGTSAPTPLLPTPLLGSSLPAAGTKSTPDSRSRPETQAAHLQTIIDALDYFSKASRSRMWREEAVDLLFKDFADEDSDLKISISENVLSDEHKAMVFCKMPLHLRQHWVKKLRGAKT; from the exons ATGTCTGAAGACGACATCGACCTCGTCGGCCAGGATGCTCAAGGGCCCGGCCGTGTCGATCGCGACCGCCGGGCGCCGAGGTTTAGCTGGACGCCCGCCTACGAGACCACCTTCTTCCGCAGCCTGTGCGAGAGCGTGCAGCTGGGCATGCGAGAGaacagcagcttcaaggcCGAGGCGTGGGAACGCGCCGCCCAGGCCCTCCAGGAGCATCACGGCGCTTATCCGGCTAAAAGCCACCTGATCAACAAGAGCGACAATGCCCGCAAGCGATTTCGACTGTGGCGAGGCCTGCGAGAAGACCCGGAATTCCTGTACAACGCCCAGACGAGGACTGTGACGGCGACCGAGGAAGCATGGAAAGCGCACATCGAG CGCGAGCCTTTGTCGCGGGCCCTCAGGGGGAGGCCCTTTGACCACGAAGAATACATGGAGGTGCTGTATCCGGACGTTGTTGGGTCCGGAGGTGCGCCGAAGAGGATCATGAAGCCTCGGCGGAAGACCGACGGCCAGCCTTGCGACGATACGGAGATGCCGGGCACAGGCGTTTTAAATCTGCAGGCCGACTCGATACCTCTTGTAGTACAAGACAGCACTGATGGGCAGGGCCAACCCCCATCGCCGCAAAAGAGCTCCCAGAATCAGGCTCCGGTAGCTGTTTCGTCCGGACCAGGCGCTCAGCAACGTCCTACCACCGCGCCTTCTGTACCACGCAACCTGACTGCTGGGCAGGCAACGGTTCTCACACCTCCTGAAGACTCGCAGCCTCAGAGCCGGAAGCGACCCTCGCCCATGGCTTCGTTGCAGCCTGCCGACTTTTCTCAGCAAGCGCCTGGACCGACCATGTCACAATCTGCTTTACCAACCTCGCCAGAAAAGCGCCGTCGACTGTCCCATCGAGATGAGAGTAGCGCAGGTACAAGTGCACCTACGCCTCTATTACCTACGCCTCTATTGGGCTCTTCTCTCCCAGCCGCGGGAACAAAATCGACCCCTGACAGCCGATCTCGTCCGGAGACCCAGGCCGCCCATCTTCAGACGATTATAGACGCGCTTGACTACTTTTCCAAGGCAAGTAGATCGCGTATGTGGAGGGAAGAGGCAGTCGATCTGTTATTCAAGGATTTCGCCGACGAGGATTCCGATCTGAAGATTAGCATATCAGAGAACGTCTTGAGTGATGAACACAAGGCCATGGTGTTCTGCAAGATGCCCTTACATTTGCGGCAGCACTGGGTTAAAAAGCTTCGTGGCGCCAAGACATGA
- a CDS encoding uncharacterized protein (EggNog:ENOG41~TransMembrane:14 (i68-91o103-123i135-152o158-182i194-219o225-245i277-298o304-326i346-364o384-403i415-433o439-460i472-499o550-569i)), with translation MGLFSKAAPEGEIATAVSDIADEKGRTHKDPAEISEEPDLSSGGDEHVQDGVQKIEAAAQVWSTRSMVGAYAIIWLIYFITSIEEVVTGALTPFVTSSFQRHSLTAATGIMASLFGGLTKLPLAKILDTWGRPQGLLLMLFIWVIGFIMMAACNNVETYAAAQVFSSIGAQGVSYCITIFIADTTSLINRPLMLAFATSPYIATTFAGGPIADSVIAHIGWRWGFGIWSIVTPVVVGPLGALFIWNHIKARKQGLIESKSGTLTLSAVKKYCIDVDIIGILILATGMALFLLSFSIYSYQEEQWRAPIIIAFIIVGGILIITFVLYEAYLAPVKFIPVNLLMDRTVFFAGMMFFFVFANSSIWGSYFSSMLLVVWNTGITKATYIGNIYRVGSCFAALVLAYFTRLTGRFKWTATLYALPLTLLGVGLMIQFRQPDQNIGYIVMTQIFVAFAGGPMVVAGEMAMMAPSDHQHVAVIMAILDLFSSIGSAIGSTIAAAIWTGTFKKNLIKNLPADAPVDAIYGDIYTQLGYPVGTQIRHGIAIAYGESQRLMLITSVCFIVLGWGCTWMWRDIKLRGLKQTRGNVI, from the exons ATGGGTTTGTTTTCAAAGGCTGCCCCTGAGGGGGAAATAGCCACGGCCGTATCAGACATTGCCGATGAAAAAGGCAGAACGCACAAGGATCCTGCTGAAATTTCAGAGGAGCCTGACTTGAGCAGTGGCGGGGATGAACATGTTCAAGATGGTGTTCAAAAGATTGAAGCGGCGGCACAGGTCTGGTCGACGCGGAGCATGGTTGGCGCCTACGCTAT TATTTGGCTCATCTACTTCATCACATCAATCGAGGAGGTTGTCACCGGTGCTCTGACTCCTTTCGTCACTAGTTCTTTTCAGCGGCATTCATTGACAGCAGCAACTGGTATTATGGCTAGTCTTTTCGGCGGACTTACCAAACTCCCGTTGGCTAAGATTCTTGATACTTGGGGTAGGCCTCAGGGGTTGCTCCTCATGTTGTTTATCTGGGTTATCGGGTTTATCATGATGGCTGCCTGTAACAACGTTGAGACCTATGCTGCAGCCCAGGTGTTTTCGTCTATTGG AGCCCAAGGCGTCAGCTACTGCATtaccatcttcatcgccgaTACCACCTCCCTTATAAACCGACCTCTGATGCTTGCTTTTGCAACATCTCCCTATATCGCCACCACTTTCGCTGGTGGTCCAATCGCAGACAGTGTCATTGCCCATATTGGTTGGCGATGGGGCTTTGGAATCTGGTCCATTGTGACTCCGGTTGTTGTCGGTCCTCTGGGTGCACTGTTCATCTGGAACCACATCAAAGCTCGCAAGCAAGGGTTGATTGAATCAAAATCTGGCACACTCACTCTTTCCGCTGTCAAGAAATACTGCATCGATGTGGATATAATCGGTATTCTCATCCTTGCTACTGGAATGGCtctatttttgctttctttttccatctACTCGTACCAAGAGGAACAGTGGCGTGCGCCAATCATCATCGCTTTCATTATCGTCGGCGGCATTCTCATCATTACCTTTGTGTTATATGAGGCATATCTGGCGCCTGTCAAATTCATCCCAGTAAATTTGCTGATGGATCGAACGGTGTTCTTCGCGGGTATGATGTTCTTCTTTGTGTTTGCCAACTCATCAATCTGGGGTAGTTATTTCAGCTCTATGCTACTTGTTGTCTGGAACACCGGTATTACCAAAGCCACTTACATCGGTAACATTTACCGCGTCGGTTCTTGCTTCGCGGCCCTCGTCCTAGCCTACTTTACTCGCCTCACTGGAAGGTTCAAGTGGACCGCGACTCTGTATGCGCTCCCTCTGACGCTGCTTGGTGTTGGGCTCATGATACAGTTCCGACAGCCTGATCAGAATATCGGCTATATTGTTATGACTCAAATCTTTGTCGCTTTTGCTGGTGGCCCTATGGTAGTcgctggagagatggctaTGATGGCCCCTTCGGATCATCAGCATGTCGCCGTTATTATGGCTATCCTTGACCTCTTTTCTAGTATTGGTAGCGCCATTGGATCAACGattgccgccgccatctgGACTGGCACATTTAAGAAGAACTTGATTAAGAATCTTCCAGCTGATGCTCCCGTGGACGCAATCTATGGCGATATCTATACCCAGCTTGGATACCCCGTTGGTACGCAAATCCGGCATGGTATTGCCATTGCATATGGAGAGTCTCAGCGCCTCATGCTGATTACCAGTGTGTGCTTCATCGTGCTTGGCTGGGGATGTACCTGGATGTGGCGCGACATTAAGCTTCGTGGTCTCAAGCAAACCCGTGGTAATGTCATTTGA
- a CDS encoding uncharacterized protein (SECRETED:SignalP(1-18)~EggNog:ENOG41), with the protein MKTNTLLFAASMAVTVAAQSLSDYFPQCSIDCLEDATKKATDCSVTDAVCFCVQSNYEAIYNQGLTCVLKDCGKDVAVDKVLPAAIQFCSAASSSATAAATANSASTTAATTPKTTQATQTTEAAETTSSAQSSAKPTTTAAVTSNTVASGRPASTTGTTTSLSTAAAAAAKPLVTAAMLVAGAAVAMI; encoded by the exons ATGAAGACTAACACACTCCTCTTTGCGGCCTCTATGGCTGTGACTGTGGCCGCACAGAGTCTATCAGACTACTTTCCTCAGTGTTCCATTGACTGCCTTGAAGATGCGACTAAGAAGGCAACCGACTGCTCCGTAACTGACGCAGTCTGCTTCTGTGTTCAGAGCAACTACGAGGCTATCTACAACCAGGGGCTGACGTGTGTGCTCAAAGACTGTGGCAAGGATGTTGCCGTCG ACAAGGTCCTCCCCGCTGCTATCCAGTTTTGCTccgctgcctcttcttccgcgACTGCAGCGGCCACAGCCAATTCTGCATCTACGACCGCTGCCACAACTCCAAAGACTACGCAAGCGACTCAAACCAcggaagcagcagagacgaCATCGTCTGCTCAGTCATCCGCAAAGCCCACAACTACAGCAGCTGTAACCTCAAATACCGTGGCATCTGGTCGACCTGCGTCGACTACAGGCACCACGACTTCGCTGAGcactgcggctgcggctgctgcgaagCCATTGGTCACCGCCGCAATGCTTGTTGCCGGCGCAGCAGTGGCAATGATTTAA
- a CDS encoding uncharacterized protein (TransMembrane:12 (i51-70o90-110i117-139o151-169i176-194o206-226i290-313o325-346i381-400o406-426i447-465o471-493i)~EggNog:ENOG41) — MSSSPEDTKSGSDSEKNRLSLDLTDVEKQPVTVEEPVPPPYSIFTTWQKRMLALGAASTAFFSPISAQIYLPALTQLSDELHVSSTKINLTITTYMIFQGITPMFIGSLADSGGRRPAYIICFVIYIGANIGLALAPSYGAILGLRCLQSAGSSTTVALCMAVVADVITSAERGQYVGFTVVPVVLAPALGPIIGGALSQTLGWRAIFWFLTIFAGVTLFLIAMFLPETCRHIVGDGSIYPPPLYRSGWQILTSRWNKDRRVPAAKNAFKFKPPNVLGSLLMLLEKETGLLLGTSSLIFAGFYCIATAMPTLFANSYGYDEIKVGLMYLPLAFGSVLAAMVVGPGINWNYKRHCEKLGIPLDRSRQQDLSNFPIERVRLEIGLPLLGLSGLSLIGWGWAMDRVVHVSVPCIVSCLMGMGMIGFNNTSNTLLVDIHPGKAGTATAANNFTRCLIGAGATAAIVPLMNAIGVGWSFTMIGLIYIICALPLFLIMARGIKWRAEKKAKEERKQKKKEETAP; from the coding sequence atgagtTCTTCGCCAGAAGACACAAAAAGCGGTTCAGATTCGGAGAAGAATCGGCTCTCACTTGACCTGACCGATGTGGAGAAACAACCCGTAACGGTTGAAGAGCCAGTGCCGCCTCCGTACTCGATATTCACAACATGGCAGAAACGAATGTTGGCTCTTGGAGCCGCTTCCACAGCATTTTTCTCCCCTATATCAGCTCAGATCTACTTGCCAGCATTAACACAATTATCGGATGAACTTCATGTTTCGAGCACCAAAATCAATCTTACCATTACGACTTACATGATCTTTCAGGGCATTACTCCTATGTTCATCGGATCTCTAGCGGACAGTGGTGGAAGACGGCCGGCATATATTATCTGCTTCGTAATATACATTGGCGCCAACATTggtcttgctcttgctcccAGCTACGGGGCTATTCTTGGCCTTAGATGTCTCCAGTCTGCTGGTTCAAGCACCACCGTGGCACTGTGCATGGCTGTCGTAGCAGATGTCATCACGTCCGCCGAACGAGGCCAATACGTCGGTTTCACTGTTGTGCCTGTAGTTCTTGCCCCAGCGCTCGGTCCCATCATTGGAGGCGCCCTCTCTCAGACCCTCGGATGGAGAGCTATCTTCTGGTTCCTAACTATATTCGCGGGAGTGACTCTTTTCCTTATTGCCATGTTTCTGCCCGAGACTTGCCGTCACATCGTCGGAGATGGTTCAATTTATCCACCACCACTTTACAGATCAGGCTGGCAGATCTTAACTTCACGTTGGAACAAGGATCGCAGGGTCCCTGCGGCCAAAAATGCGTTCAAGTTTAAGCCACCCAATGTCCTGGGATCTCTGCtcatgctgctggagaaggagactGGGCTCCTTCTTGGCACCAGTAGCCTCATTTTTGCCGGGTTTTACTGCATTGCCACTGCGATGCCCACTCTATTTGCAAACTCGTATGGGTATGATGAAATCAAGGTGGGATTGATGTACTTGCCACTGGCATTTGGCTCAGTTCTTGCCGCCATGGTTGTTGGTCCTGGAATCAACTGGAACTATAAACGACACTGCGAGAAGCTCGGCATCCCTCTCGACCGCAGCCGCCAACAAGATCTTTCCAACTTTCCCATTGAGCGTGTGCGACTGGAGATTGGGCTTCCGCTGCTTGGCCTCAGTGGTCTTTCTCTAATCGGCTGGGGCTGGGCCATGGACCGTGTAGTTCATGTTTCGGTCCCTTGTATCGTCAGCTGTCTGATGGGCATGGGCATGATTGGCTTCAACAACACGTCCAACACATTGCTCGTCGACATCCACCCTGGAAAAGCTGGTACCGCAACTGCTGCGAACAACTTCACTCGATGCTTGATTGGAGCCGGGGCTACTGCGGCAATCGTTCCTCTGATGAACGCTATTGGTGTAGGCTGGTCCTTCACGATGATTGGTCTCATCTACATAATCTGTGCCCTACCATTGTTTCTTATTATGGCAAGAGGCATCAAATGGCGGGCtgaaaagaaggcaaaagaggaacgcaaacagaagaagaaggaggaaactGCTCCATGA